The Natrinema amylolyticum genome includes the window GCGTCGCCGGCGCGATATCCGTCGATTCCGTCGGCGTACAGCGTCACGGTCGTCTCATCCGGGAGCGTCGCCGAGAGGTGGGTCCGATCGCCGAGATAGGTCACATCCGCCACTTCGGCGCGGATCGGTCCCGACCCGACCTCGAACGCTTCGGGTCGGACCGCGACCGTCACGTCGCCGTCCGTTCGGGTCGCGACCGGCAGGGCCGCGAACCCGAGGTCGACGCGGCCGTTCGTCGCCGTCCCCGCGAGCAGGTTCGAACTCCCGACGAAGTTCGCGACGAACTCGTTCGCGGGACGGCGGTAGATCTCCGCTGGCGTCCCGACCTGTTCGACGGTCCCGTTCTCGAGGACGGCGATCCGGTCGCACATCGCCATGGCTTCCTCCTGATCGTGCGTGACGTAGAGGGCAGTGACGCCGAGGTCGGCGAGCAGGTCGCCGATCTCGTCGCGCAGGCGCGTCTTGAGCTTCGCGTCCAACCCCGTCATTGGCTCGTCGAGCAGGAGGACGTGGGGTTCGATCGCGAGCGCCCGCGCGAGGCCGACCCGCTGTTGCTGGCCGCCCGACAGCGTCGCCGGCCGCCGGTCGGCGAGTTCGGCGATGTCGAGCATGGCGAGCAGTTCGTCGGCCCGCTCGCGGCGCTCGGCCTTCGGGACCCCCTGCATCTTCGGCCCGAATGCGACGTTCGCGCGGACGCTCATGGTGTCGAACAGCGCGTACGACTGGAAGACCAGCCCGACGTGTCGTTCCTCGGGCGGGACGTGGGTGACGTCGACTCCGTCGAACAATATCCGACCCCGCGTGGGCGTCTCGAACCCTGCGATAGTCCGCAGCGTCGTCGTCTTGCCACAGCCCGATGGGCCGACGACCCCGAGGATTTCGCCGTCGCGAATCGTCAGATCGACCCCGTCGACGGCCACCTCGTCGCCGTAGGCTTTGGTGAGCGACTCGAGCGTGACCTCGCTCACAACCGATCACCGCCGTCGACCGCGGCGCTGGGCGAGCGTCGTCTGCGGGCGATTCGCCTCGGTTTTCGGGAATCGGTGAGTATCGATCTCATCGTTGTCGTACGGTCGTAAACCCGCTGTTGCCGATCATCTGCAGAACGAGAATGGCGGCGACGACGATCAGGAAGTAGACCGACACGGCCGCCGCGGACTGCAGGTGCGTCGCGTTCGAGATGTTCCGGTAGAGGAAGATCGCGAACGGGTCCGGGCTCCCGCTCGCGACCATGTACGTGAAGTTGAACTCCGCGGCCGCCAGCGTCCAGGTGATGATCGAGCCCGCGACGATCCCTTGCTTCGCGTGGGGAACGACGATCGTCAGAAACGTTCGAGGCCACGACGCGCCGAGCGATCGCGCGCTCTCCTCGAGTCGGACGAGGTCCATCGACTGGAACGAGCTCTGGACCGTCAGGACCATGTACGGCGATTTGAGCAGGCAGTAGCCCGCGATCAGCCCGAACGCGGACCGGCCGTGCTCGGGATACGTCTGGACGAAGGCGATGCCGAGGATCAACCCTGGCACGAGCGGCAGGATCGCGAACGTGTTCACCCAGTCCCGCGCGAAGAAGTCGTACCGCGTGAGCGCGTACGCGACCGGGACGCCGATGAGCACGTTCAACACCATCCCGCCGGTCGCGATCGCAAGGCTGAACGCGAGTCCCGGGATTGCGTTCGTCTGCACGCCGTAGTCCCCGAAGCCGAGCACCTGTCGCCAGTGCTCGAGGGTGACGAACCCCCGGGGCACGACGCCGGTCGCCGACTGCGCGAACGAGGAGACGAACGTCACGACGACCGGGAGGGTCAGGAAGGCGACGACGATCGAGACGACGCCGACGACGATCGGACGACCGACCAGTGTCGAGAGGGCCGTTTCGGACCGCGACCACTCCCCGGTCGCGGCGGCCGGCGAAGTGCCACCGTCGGGGCGCGGCTCGCCGTGCTCGGACCCAGCCACGGCGTCAGGTTCGCTGTTCAGTTCGCCGTCCGCAGTCGGTTCGCTATCCGATTCGTCGCTCACGTTCGGTTCGCCGTCCACAGCCGGTTCCGCGTGCAGGTCGCCGCTCGCGTCCGCCGTCGGATCCGTGTGCCCGGTCATTTCAGATCTCCACCGCGTCGCTCTCGACGAACCGCAGCCCGACGAACGTGAACGCGACGATGAAAGCCACGTAGACGAGCCCGATCGCGGCCGCAACGTCGGGATCGTACGAGCCGACGCTGGTCTCGTCGTGTATCTGCAGCGTGATCACGCGGTGACTCTGCAAGACCAGTACCGTCCCGAAGATCGCGAGCCCGGAGCGGAAGGTCAGAATCGCCGCGACGATTCCCGGACGGATCTCGGGCAGCGTCACGTGATAGAACGTCTCCCAGCGGCTCGCGCCGAGCGCGCGCGCCGCCTCCTCGGCCCGGACGTTGACCTCGGCGTAGGTTCCCCGTAACACCATCGTCGCCCGCGGCAGCAGCGAGTAGACGTAACCGAGGAACAGCCCGGTGATCGCCGTCGCGCTCGCCAGATCGAGGGCGCTCTGTCCCGTCGCGACCGCGATCGCGTTCGTCACCAGTCCCTGTCGGCCGAGCAGGACGATAATCAGGTACGCGACGATGATCCCCGGGAGCGCGATCGGGAACGAGACAGCCGCGACGACGGCCCGTTCGAGCGGCAGGTCGTACTTCTCGAGGACGTGGGAGACGGCCACGCCGAGCGCGACGCTGACCAGCGTCGCCAGCCCGACGAACCACAGCGTGTTCCAGGCGACCC containing:
- a CDS encoding ABC transporter ATP-binding protein, translated to MSEVTLESLTKAYGDEVAVDGVDLTIRDGEILGVVGPSGCGKTTTLRTIAGFETPTRGRILFDGVDVTHVPPEERHVGLVFQSYALFDTMSVRANVAFGPKMQGVPKAERRERADELLAMLDIAELADRRPATLSGGQQQRVGLARALAIEPHVLLLDEPMTGLDAKLKTRLRDEIGDLLADLGVTALYVTHDQEEAMAMCDRIAVLENGTVEQVGTPAEIYRRPANEFVANFVGSSNLLAGTATNGRVDLGFAALPVATRTDGDVTVAVRPEAFEVGSGPIRAEVADVTYLGDRTHLSATLPDETTVTLYADGIDGYRAGDAVSLSIDEDRVHVLESD
- a CDS encoding ABC transporter permease; this encodes MTGHTDPTADASGDLHAEPAVDGEPNVSDESDSEPTADGELNSEPDAVAGSEHGEPRPDGGTSPAAATGEWSRSETALSTLVGRPIVVGVVSIVVAFLTLPVVVTFVSSFAQSATGVVPRGFVTLEHWRQVLGFGDYGVQTNAIPGLAFSLAIATGGMVLNVLIGVPVAYALTRYDFFARDWVNTFAILPLVPGLILGIAFVQTYPEHGRSAFGLIAGYCLLKSPYMVLTVQSSFQSMDLVRLEESARSLGASWPRTFLTIVVPHAKQGIVAGSIITWTLAAAEFNFTYMVASGSPDPFAIFLYRNISNATHLQSAAAVSVYFLIVVAAILVLQMIGNSGFTTVRQR
- a CDS encoding ABC transporter permease; protein product: MSVRKSATSSARRVATLAAATARPTTERDRERRRIAIMCLPFFALATVAGFVPLATLVRLSLAEDAVWIEGWSLEAWRTLATTAEYRWVAWNTLWFVGLATLVSVALGVAVSHVLEKYDLPLERAVVAAVSFPIALPGIIVAYLIIVLLGRQGLVTNAIAVATGQSALDLASATAITGLFLGYVYSLLPRATMVLRGTYAEVNVRAEEAARALGASRWETFYHVTLPEIRPGIVAAILTFRSGLAIFGTVLVLQSHRVITLQIHDETSVGSYDPDVAAAIGLVYVAFIVAFTFVGLRFVESDAVEI